The nucleotide window CAGCGAGCGGTGGATCGGACCGACCCGGGACCCGGACAAGGTCCTTCCTGACAGGACGGCTGCGGCACGGCGCGACGGCGGTCCGGTATGCGACCGGACGTGCGTTGCGCTGAGCCCGACCCGGCACTTCGAGGTCCTAGATCCTTCGCCCGGCATCTTTCCCTTCGATTCCATGCTGCTCCCCGGCGTGACCGACACGCTGAAGTACGACGACGGCACGGGGACCGGCGCCTGGGCCCAGGACGCCGCCGGCGGCGGCTGGGGCGTCAAGTTCATCAGCCCGGCGGAAAGCGTTACCATCGCAGGGGCGCTGGTGCATTTCTCCGGGATCTGGCCCAGGCCCGGTGACACCGTGGCTTCCCTAAGGGTGTATGCCGACGACGGTCCGGGCGGTGCGCCAGGTACCGAGCTTTACGCGGTCGATTCGTTCATCATCACGCGGGGAGCGTGGAACTTCGTGCCGCTCGCCCCGGTGGCCGTGAAAGAGGGATTCGAGCCGGGGCCTGGCTTACCGGTCCTGGGAATGTCGAACTACCCCAACCCGGGCACCGGCTGGGTCATGCTCAAGTGGCAGGTGCCGAGCTCGCTGCCGCTTTCCGTTAACCTGTACGACGCGACCGGGAGACTGGTACGGAATCTGTACGCCACGAACGACAAGGCGAGGACGGGCGCGCTCAACCTGGATACCAGGTCGCTGGCCGC belongs to candidate division WOR-3 bacterium and includes:
- a CDS encoding T9SS type A sorting domain-containing protein, producing MLLPGVTDTLKYDDGTGTGAWAQDAAGGGWGVKFISPAESVTIAGALVHFSGIWPRPGDTVASLRVYADDGPGGAPGTELYAVDSFIITRGAWNFVPLAPVAVKEGFEPGPGLPVLGMSNYPNPGTGWVMLKWQVPSSLPLSVNLYDATGRLVRNLYATNDKARTGALNLDTRSLAAGIYLVRLETANASATRKLVIDR